One genomic segment of Armatimonadota bacterium includes these proteins:
- a CDS encoding cysteine hydrolase: MEILECQGANEFIRGREEFLAFLKDWMDRLPEVRMQDIVEAAGGAENVAIVCVDVIVGFCGKGRLASPRVATIVEPIVELFKLAYSCGITNFVLPQDQHPIDSPEFKAYGPHSIVGSEEAETMPQLKALPFSDLFVVFPKQSINAAIDTEFPNWLERHNNIKRFIVVGDVTDICIYQIATYLRARANQFKMDYEVIVPEDCVDTWDTPLAVAKEMGIMPHDGDLLHAVFLHHMALNAIQVVRRIT; this comes from the coding sequence ATGGAAATCCTGGAATGTCAAGGTGCTAACGAGTTTATTCGCGGGCGTGAAGAGTTCCTTGCTTTTCTGAAGGATTGGATGGACCGCTTGCCTGAAGTGCGGATGCAGGATATAGTTGAGGCGGCGGGTGGGGCTGAGAATGTTGCGATTGTGTGCGTTGATGTAATTGTTGGCTTTTGTGGGAAAGGCAGGCTAGCCAGTCCCAGGGTTGCGACTATTGTTGAACCTATTGTTGAGCTTTTCAAACTCGCGTATTCGTGCGGCATAACTAATTTTGTGCTGCCGCAAGACCAACACCCAATTGATTCGCCGGAATTTAAGGCGTATGGACCCCATTCGATTGTAGGCTCGGAAGAGGCCGAGACAATGCCCCAACTTAAGGCGCTTCCATTTTCCGACCTTTTTGTCGTTTTTCCAAAGCAGAGCATAAATGCGGCGATTGATACGGAGTTTCCCAATTGGCTTGAGCGTCATAATAATATTAAGCGTTTCATTGTAGTTGGCGACGTCACGGATATATGCATATATCAAATTGCAACTTATTTAAGGGCAAGAGCGAATCAGTTCAAAATGGACTACGAAGTCATTGTTCCTGAAGACTGTGTGGATACTTGGGACACACCTCTAGCGGTTGCAAAAGAAATGGGCATAATGCCTCATGATGGGGACCTTTTGCATGCTGTATTTCTACATCACATGGCTCTCAATGCTATACAGGTCGTGCGGAGAATAACATAA
- a CDS encoding ATP-dependent DNA ligase, whose translation MSRFVVQEHHASHLHWDFRLEMDGVLKSWAVPKGPPESPGIRRLAVQVDDHPLDYIDFEGEIAEGEYGAGTVTIWDRGNFELKERSKDKIVFDLHGERLKGGYALIHMRDNQWIMLKRKD comes from the coding sequence ATGAGCCGATTTGTTGTTCAAGAACACCATGCTTCACATTTGCATTGGGACTTCAGGTTGGAGATGGACGGAGTGCTCAAGAGCTGGGCTGTTCCGAAGGGGCCTCCGGAATCACCTGGGATCCGGCGGTTGGCGGTCCAGGTAGATGACCATCCGCTGGACTATATAGATTTTGAGGGTGAGATAGCAGAGGGCGAATATGGTGCTGGAACGGTAACTATTTGGGACCGCGGCAACTTTGAACTTAAAGAGCGCAGTAAGGATAAGATTGTTTTTGACCTGCATGGAGAGCGCTTGAAGGGAGGATATGCGCTAATACACATGCGAGACAACCAATGGATTATGCTCAAACGCAAAGATTAG
- a CDS encoding GGDEF domain-containing protein — MKTVRDVMTTNVIQLVPSNKIKTAIMLMKGHNIGGMPVVDNGVVLGIVDYQDLLGKDEDVPVQHIMDKEYVPVPPDMTVADAADLMAKVGANRLLVMEESRLVGIVTRGDLLPELGKSFDPITKLPRSDAMRDWGIAALKRGQEITVIFIDLDKFGDFNKKYGHITGDKVLRHVAEILSSGTDEGTDFLCRYAGDEFVIVTLRNSKEARELADSLEKKLRETPPGDLPEPVTGSIGVHGGKRTKEREDVHYEATLDNLINLASKACTAAKSKQSGVASLNGEKTIAEPPAAAEPESAPTPPVVEIPAIDLSRSRLRIRALNFSWEGGSLATAEVQLAQGEVVQGHSCSGFALGRNALRLVSDATAGAVCKFLPAGYGVVVDSINLIENGINDDIVLVTALIITPQAEIKVSGSSIVKQDAYRAAAAALLDAVNRQIGFLGLKQTS; from the coding sequence ATGAAGACAGTACGCGACGTCATGACAACCAATGTCATCCAACTTGTCCCTTCAAACAAAATAAAGACTGCAATAATGCTAATGAAAGGTCACAACATCGGAGGCATGCCAGTGGTCGACAATGGCGTTGTTCTTGGAATTGTTGACTATCAAGACCTGCTTGGCAAAGACGAAGATGTGCCCGTTCAGCATATTATGGATAAGGAATACGTGCCGGTTCCTCCCGACATGACAGTGGCCGACGCTGCCGATTTGATGGCAAAAGTCGGGGCAAACCGGCTACTCGTGATGGAAGAAAGCCGGCTAGTTGGCATTGTGACGCGCGGCGACCTTCTGCCCGAGTTGGGAAAATCATTCGACCCAATCACCAAGCTGCCCAGGTCGGATGCAATGCGTGATTGGGGAATTGCTGCCCTGAAGCGAGGGCAGGAGATCACTGTCATTTTCATAGACCTAGATAAGTTTGGCGACTTCAACAAGAAATACGGCCACATAACCGGCGACAAAGTTCTTCGCCATGTGGCTGAAATCCTTTCATCTGGCACGGATGAGGGAACCGACTTCCTATGCCGCTACGCGGGCGATGAGTTCGTAATAGTCACCCTTCGAAACAGCAAAGAAGCAAGAGAACTCGCCGATAGTTTAGAGAAAAAATTGCGCGAGACCCCTCCGGGCGACCTCCCTGAACCCGTTACAGGTTCGATAGGAGTTCATGGAGGCAAGCGAACAAAAGAAAGAGAAGACGTTCACTATGAGGCGACGCTTGATAATCTGATTAACCTCGCTAGCAAAGCATGCACAGCAGCAAAAAGCAAGCAATCGGGAGTAGCCTCGCTCAACGGTGAAAAAACAATTGCCGAGCCACCTGCGGCTGCTGAGCCCGAATCTGCGCCGACGCCGCCAGTTGTCGAAATTCCTGCAATCGATTTGTCACGCTCTAGGTTAAGAATACGCGCACTAAACTTCTCCTGGGAGGGTGGGTCACTTGCAACTGCGGAAGTTCAACTTGCCCAAGGAGAGGTTGTCCAGGGACATTCATGCAGTGGATTTGCGCTCGGAAGAAATGCGTTGCGCCTGGTTTCCGATGCCACTGCAGGAGCTGTTTGCAAATTCCTCCCAGCAGGATATGGCGTGGTTGTTGACAGCATTAACCTCATCGAGAACGGCATTAATGACGACATAGTACTGGTAACAGCGCTTATTATCACCCCGCAAGCGGAAATTAAGGTATCTGGCAGCTCCATAGTAAAGC
- a CDS encoding tetratricopeptide repeat protein, with product MKASGTSLAQRLLWLGPFVVAVALGILVYLRAVSGPFIWDDEVLVQQLDMYTGEGWRQIFTTGFLMDPSSRKAAFYRPIIIASLLFDRALWGDNTFGYHLTNLFFHAITILFVGVLTWQILRSRIAAIASAFLFAVHPIHADSVCWISGRTDVICAAFLIPGICAYMEYYRSKRRGFLVLSLVLIILALMSKELAVLSPVLIALSAWASGVRDYRKLLKDAIPYVVLAVVFLGVRHVVLKEAMAPSVLVPLKARAAIIGFSLFAHLQMLLLPWTAKLGYGYLPNQIINNTSLLRGAFVCALAFCFWSISLTMPILFFGMAWFLVTIGLISGITGPYLAGLVAQRLLYIPSFGLAVVFGWLITKAVESSRYVRYAGLALALGVIVAFSFLSVKQSVLYTDDVIFWQRFVKDVPLNPAAYYNLGIAYVSNGEPERAISHFRRAIKLAPSIAINYYAMGQALIQLNRVDEAIPYFEKAACLDPSNETIQQGLMAVYERKRAEIGLPGQPHQ from the coding sequence ATGAAGGCTTCGGGTACATCGTTGGCCCAGAGATTGCTATGGTTAGGCCCGTTTGTTGTCGCTGTTGCCCTGGGGATATTGGTATATCTCCGGGCTGTGAGTGGGCCATTCATCTGGGATGATGAAGTGTTGGTCCAGCAGCTTGACATGTATACAGGCGAAGGTTGGCGGCAAATATTCACTACTGGGTTCTTAATGGACCCTTCAAGCAGAAAAGCTGCTTTCTACCGGCCAATAATTATTGCCTCTCTGCTTTTTGACCGTGCTTTGTGGGGTGATAATACTTTTGGCTACCATCTAACGAATCTATTCTTCCATGCAATTACAATTCTATTTGTTGGAGTTTTGACTTGGCAGATTCTCCGCAGTCGGATTGCCGCAATTGCGTCTGCGTTCTTATTCGCCGTTCATCCAATCCATGCTGATTCTGTATGTTGGATTTCTGGCCGTACCGATGTGATATGCGCTGCATTCCTTATCCCTGGAATATGCGCCTATATGGAGTATTACCGCAGTAAGCGTCGAGGTTTTCTAGTGCTTTCACTTGTGCTTATTATTCTTGCGCTAATGTCTAAGGAACTTGCGGTCCTGTCGCCAGTTTTAATAGCTCTTTCGGCGTGGGCATCGGGGGTTAGAGATTATCGGAAGTTGCTTAAAGATGCTATACCATACGTGGTACTTGCGGTTGTCTTCTTGGGCGTGCGGCATGTTGTTTTAAAAGAAGCCATGGCTCCATCGGTTCTTGTGCCGCTGAAAGCGCGCGCGGCAATAATAGGCTTTTCATTATTTGCACATTTGCAGATGCTTCTGCTACCTTGGACTGCAAAGCTTGGCTACGGATACTTGCCAAACCAAATCATCAACAATACTAGCCTGTTGCGCGGTGCCTTTGTATGCGCACTGGCGTTTTGTTTTTGGTCGATTAGTCTCACAATGCCCATACTATTCTTCGGCATGGCTTGGTTCTTGGTGACAATTGGCTTAATATCTGGTATTACCGGGCCATATCTGGCGGGTTTGGTAGCGCAAAGATTGCTGTATATCCCTTCTTTTGGATTAGCTGTCGTCTTTGGGTGGCTAATCACCAAGGCGGTGGAAAGCAGTAGGTATGTGCGCTATGCAGGTTTGGCTTTGGCCCTTGGTGTAATAGTTGCTTTTTCATTCTTAAGTGTCAAACAATCGGTTTTATATACAGACGATGTCATATTTTGGCAGCGATTTGTTAAAGATGTTCCTCTCAACCCCGCCGCATATTACAACCTTGGAATCGCATACGTGTCGAACGGCGAGCCAGAAAGAGCGATTTCTCATTTCCGAAGGGCAATCAAGCTTGCCCCAAGCATTGCAATAAACTATTATGCAATGGGACAGGCTTTGATTCAGCTAAATAGGGTGGATGAGGCTATTCCATATTTCGAGAAGGCGGCATGCCTAGACCCAAGTAATGAGACAATCCAACAAGGGCTAATGGCTGTCTATGAGAGAAAACGTGCTGAAATTGGGTTGCCGGGTCAACCTCATCAATAA